In Leptodesmis sichuanensis A121, the following are encoded in one genomic region:
- the rpsU gene encoding 30S ribosomal protein S21 yields the protein MTQVVLGENEGIDSALRRFKRQVSKAGILADVRSHRHFETPLEKRKRKAVVARRKRRYS from the coding sequence ATGACCCAGGTAGTTCTTGGCGAAAACGAGGGAATTGATTCAGCCCTTCGGAGATTTAAGCGGCAGGTTTCCAAGGCTGGAATCCTGGCAGATGTGAGGTCTCATCGTCATTTTGAGACTCCACTGGAAAAGCGCAAACGGAAGGCCGTTGTCGCTCGGCGTAAGAGACGCTATAGCTAA
- the purB gene encoding adenylosuccinate lyase, giving the protein MIERYTLPEMGELWTDTYKLKTWLQVEIAVCEAQAELGYIPAEAVAAIKAKANFDPQRVLEIEKEVKHDVIAFLTNVNEYVGDAGRYIHLGMTSSDMLDTALALQMVASLDVIMSQLEALIQAIRYQAQQHRNTVMIGRSHGIHAEPITFGFKLAGWLAEVLRHRDRLCYLQQEIAVGKISGAVGTYANIDPQIEAIACQKLGLQPDCASTQVISRDRHANFFNGLALLTASIERFAVEIRNLQRTDVLEVEEFFSKGQKGSSAMPHKRNPIRSERLTGMARLVRGYAVSGIENVALWHERDISHSSVERVALPDACILTHFMLVEITDLVKHLLVYPDNMARNMNVYGGVVFSQRVMLALVEKGLKREEAYAIVQSCAHAAWNKDDGNFRALIEQDPRVTEKLSAEEIAACFDPQLHLRNLDQIYQRLGI; this is encoded by the coding sequence TTGATTGAGCGGTATACCCTGCCCGAAATGGGCGAATTGTGGACAGATACTTATAAATTGAAGACTTGGCTGCAAGTTGAAATTGCAGTTTGTGAAGCACAGGCGGAATTAGGTTATATTCCTGCTGAGGCAGTGGCAGCAATTAAGGCCAAGGCAAATTTTGATCCGCAACGGGTGCTGGAAATTGAGAAGGAAGTTAAGCACGATGTGATTGCCTTTCTCACGAACGTGAATGAATATGTGGGAGATGCGGGTCGCTATATCCATCTAGGAATGACTAGTTCAGATATGTTAGACACAGCTCTGGCGCTGCAAATGGTAGCCAGTCTGGATGTAATCATGAGTCAGTTGGAAGCGCTGATTCAGGCTATTCGCTACCAGGCCCAGCAGCATCGCAATACGGTGATGATTGGCCGATCGCATGGCATTCATGCAGAACCAATTACCTTTGGCTTCAAGTTAGCAGGATGGCTGGCGGAGGTGTTGCGGCACCGCGATCGCCTTTGTTATCTGCAACAAGAAATTGCGGTTGGCAAGATTTCCGGGGCGGTAGGAACTTATGCCAATATTGATCCTCAGATTGAAGCGATTGCCTGTCAGAAATTAGGCCTGCAGCCAGACTGTGCCTCGACTCAGGTGATTTCCCGCGATCGTCACGCCAATTTCTTTAATGGGCTGGCTCTACTGACAGCTTCGATTGAACGGTTCGCTGTTGAAATTCGCAATCTGCAACGTACTGATGTCTTGGAGGTAGAGGAATTCTTTTCTAAAGGACAAAAAGGCTCCTCTGCCATGCCTCACAAACGTAATCCGATTCGCTCCGAGCGGTTAACTGGAATGGCCCGTCTGGTGCGAGGCTATGCCGTATCAGGAATTGAAAACGTGGCTCTCTGGCACGAGCGCGATATTTCCCACAGTTCTGTCGAACGAGTTGCCCTGCCCGATGCCTGTATTCTCACCCACTTCATGCTGGTAGAGATTACGGATCTAGTGAAGCATTTACTGGTCTATCCCGATAATATGGCCCGCAATATGAATGTGTATGGCGGTGTGGTATTCAGTCAGCGGGTCATGCTGGCTCTGGTGGAAAAGGGCTTGAAACGGGAAGAGGCGTATGCGATCGTCCAATCCTGTGCTCATGCCGCCTGGAATAAAGACGATGGCAATTTCCGTGCTCTGATTGAACAAGATCCTCGCGTCACTGAAAAACTCTCGGCTGAAGAAATCGCCGCCTGCTTCGACCCCCAACTCCACCTGCGAAACCTGGATCAAATCTATCAACGCTTAGGGATTTAG